Proteins encoded by one window of Candidatus Poribacteria bacterium:
- a CDS encoding sigma-70 family RNA polymerase sigma factor: MQTAVATCDSLSVFMREMEKHPLLSKEEEYALAVRYHENEDLEAANKLVVSNLRFVVRVASEYKSYGFPMMDLVQEGSIGLMRAVKKFNPYKGYRLISYAVWWIRVRIQNHIMKFWSNVKIGTTQSQRKLFQRIEGAKRKLGITAAHMEDDDISRLADHFGVKEEEISEMGTRVSKRDLSLSERPAGDDSSATYGEMLLDPSDNQEQVLGELGFDSLARENLREALETLSERQKKVINERYFTEPPRKLHEIAEDLGVSQERVRQIQAESIGKLRGYMAEKLEIHP, encoded by the coding sequence ATGCAAACGGCAGTTGCCACGTGCGATTCTCTTTCGGTTTTCATGCGAGAGATGGAGAAACATCCGCTTCTCTCAAAAGAGGAAGAGTATGCGCTTGCGGTCAGATATCACGAAAACGAAGATCTTGAAGCGGCCAACAAACTTGTGGTATCAAACCTCAGGTTCGTGGTAAGAGTCGCTTCTGAATACAAATCTTACGGTTTCCCGATGATGGACCTTGTTCAGGAAGGTTCGATAGGACTGATGCGCGCCGTTAAGAAATTCAATCCCTACAAGGGCTACAGGCTCATATCCTACGCGGTGTGGTGGATCAGGGTAAGGATCCAGAACCATATAATGAAGTTCTGGAGCAACGTGAAGATCGGGACCACGCAGTCACAGAGAAAGCTTTTCCAGAGAATAGAAGGGGCGAAGCGCAAGCTCGGGATAACCGCCGCACACATGGAAGACGACGACATAAGCCGTCTTGCGGACCATTTCGGCGTTAAGGAAGAGGAAATCTCAGAGATGGGGACTCGGGTTTCCAAAAGAGATCTCTCCCTCTCGGAACGTCCCGCGGGGGACGATTCCTCGGCCACTTACGGGGAGATGCTCCTTGATCCGTCTGATAACCAAGAGCAGGTGCTCGGCGAACTCGGGTTTGACAGTCTTGCCAGGGAGAATCTGCGCGAAGCCCTTGAGACGCTTTCTGAGAGGCAGAAAAAAGTGATAAACGAGAGGTATTTCACCGAACCTCCAAGAAAACTCCACGAAATAGCCGAAGACCTCGGAGTTTCTCAGGAGAGGGTAAGGCAGATACAGGCCGAGTCCATAGGGAAACTCAGGGGATACATGGCCGAAAAACTAGAAATTCACCCGTAA